Proteins co-encoded in one Anthonomus grandis grandis unplaced genomic scaffold, icAntGran1.3 ctg00000699.1, whole genome shotgun sequence genomic window:
- the LOC126749760 gene encoding serpin B10-like, producing the protein MGLLLLLPLLLTIITPNMASTALQDVVQGNSHFTQKLHSVLAADAKPQENIFFSPISAHAALSMTYQGARGATSAEFAQVLNVKDQATAANG; encoded by the exons ATGG GTCTTTTACTCCTCCTTCCCTTACTTTTGACAATTATAACACCGAACATGGCGAGCACGGCCCTTCAAGATGTGGTGCAAGGAAACAGCCATTTCACTCAGAAATTACACAGCGTTTTGGCCGCAGACGCGAAGCCTCAGGAAAACATCTTTTTCTCCCCTATAAGTGCACATGCCGCCCTTTCTATGACTTACCAGGGTGCCAGAGGTGCTACCAGTGCCGAATTCGCTCAGGTTCTGAATGTTAAGGATCAGGCTACCGCTGCCAACGGGTGA
- the LOC126749759 gene encoding serpin B8-like: MGLLLLLRLLLTIITPNLVSTALRDLLQGNSDFTQKLQSVLAADAKPQENIFLSPISANAVLSLNYQGARGASSAEFAQVLNIKVQANAANGQSDQQQNAKIGEIKNKDTADKALAVVGQDCCVGYDGRLYTVENSPCTTADENGCQPTGEYIPPAADISRKIGYPPDTLASLN, translated from the exons GTCTTTTACTCCTCCTTCGTTTACTTTTGACAATTATAACTCCGAACCTGGTGAGCACGGCCCTTCGAGATTTACTGCAAGGTAACAGCGATTTCACTCAGAAATTACAGAGCGTTTTGGCCGCAGACGCGAAGCCTCAGGAAAACATCTTTTTGTCCCCAATTAGTGCAAATGCCGTCCTTTCTTTGAATTACCAGGGTGCCAGAGGTGCTTCCAGTGCCGAATTCGCTCAGGTTCTGAATATTAAGGTTCAAGCTAACGCTGCCAACGG ACAAAGCGATCAACAGCAAAACGCCAAAATTGGAGAAATTAAGAACAAAGACACCGCCGATAAAGCTCTTGCCGTTGTAGGTCAAGATTGCTGTGTAGGATACGACGGTAGACTATATACGGTAGAGAATTCACCGTGCACCACCGCTGACGAAAACGGCTGTCAACCCACGGGCGAGTATATTCCACCAGCGGCGGACATTAGCAGGAAAATAGGATATCCACCTGACACCCTCGCTTCCCTTAATTGA